CCACCACGACCTCGCCCAACCCCTCAATGTCCATCGCGGTGCGCGCAGCGAAGTGCTGCAACGTCTGCCGAAGCTTGGTCGGACAGTGCATTTCCGGACAGCGCCACGCGACCTCGCCCTCCGGGCGCACCAGCCGTACCTGCCGGTCGGGACAGCCCGGACACCATTCCGGGACGACAATCGGCATCTCTGCACCGGTTCGCTCGGCCGTAACGACGCCAACGACCTGCGGGATGATGTCGCCGCTTTTCTCGACAATCACGCGATCCCCCAGCCGTACGTCAAGCCGCCGAATCTGGTCTTCGTTGTGCAACGACGCGCGCGCAACCGTCGTCCCTGCCACAAACACCGGTTCAAGTTCGGCGACGGGCGTCAGCGTGCCTAGCCGTCCAACCTGCCACGTCACACCGCGCAGGCGCGTCTGCGCCTGCATCGGCGCAAACTTGTAAGCGATAGCCCAGCGCGGCGCTTTGGCCGTCTCGCCGAGTTCCTGCTGTACACGGACTTGATTGACCTTGACCACGACACCGTCCGTGTCGTAGTCGCGCGTCGCGCGTTGGCTTTCCATCTCGGCGCAATACGCCAGAACCTCGTCTAAGGTCTTGCACCGGCGCGCATGTGGATTGACCGGAAACCCTGCCCTTTGCAGCCAGTTCAGACTTTCCCAGTGCGTCTCAAACGGCTTGACGCCGTTGGCGAACAACTCGTAACAGAACATCGCCAGCCCGCGACTTGCCACAACACGGGGGTCGAGCAGTTTCATCGTCCCGGCGGCGGCGTTACGCGGATTAACGAAGGTTTTCTCTCCCTCGGCTTCAAGCGCCGCATTGAGCTGCTGAAAGGCGGACAGCGGTAAATAAACCTCACCGCGCACCTCTACGTCCGCCGCAAGCGGGTCGGTCAACCGCAGCGGAATTTGGCGAATCGTCCGCGCATTGTCCGTCACTAGGTCGCCTGTCGTCCCGTCGCCGCGCGTGACGGCCTCCGTCAGCAGGCCGCCGGTGTAGCGCAACGACAAACTCAAGCCGTCAATTTTGAGTTCCGCCACGTAGTCAAACGCCCCGTCGTAAATCCGTCGGCAGCGGGCTTCCCATTCGCGGAGTTCTTCGGGTGAATAGACATTCTCCAGCGACATCATCCGAATCCGATGCGCGACGGACTTAAATCCTTCACTAGGGCGTCCGCCGACACGCTGCGTCGGGCTATCGGGCGTCACAAGGTCGGG
The Chloracidobacterium sp. DNA segment above includes these coding regions:
- the ligA gene encoding NAD-dependent DNA ligase LigA; the encoded protein is MPDQQPAFSNDWPLTRDEAQRAIMALRAEIARHDELYYQQHAPVISDYEYDQLLKRLQTLEAAFPDLVTPDSPTQRVGGRPSEGFKSVAHRIRMMSLENVYSPEELREWEARCRRIYDGAFDYVAELKIDGLSLSLRYTGGLLTEAVTRGDGTTGDLVTDNARTIRQIPLRLTDPLAADVEVRGEVYLPLSAFQQLNAALEAEGEKTFVNPRNAAAGTMKLLDPRVVASRGLAMFCYELFANGVKPFETHWESLNWLQRAGFPVNPHARRCKTLDEVLAYCAEMESQRATRDYDTDGVVVKVNQVRVQQELGETAKAPRWAIAYKFAPMQAQTRLRGVTWQVGRLGTLTPVAELEPVFVAGTTVARASLHNEDQIRRLDVRLGDRVIVEKSGDIIPQVVGVVTAERTGAEMPIVVPEWCPGCPDRQVRLVRPEGEVAWRCPEMHCPTKLRQTLQHFAARTAMDIEGLGEVVVDKLVREGLVADCADLYTLTAEQVAALERLGDKSAQNLMAQIERSKTAGLERLLFALGIPDVGRRKAQLLAQHFGSLAALAAASEEDLMAVRDIGPATAQRIRAWFADERHQQMLARLEAAGVVTRLETTRPTAAARLSGKQFVLTGTLPTLTREEATARIEAAGGRVTSAVSKKTDYVVVGDNPGSKLAKAQALGVPILDEAGLLALLEGEAEAPAAP